In the Colletotrichum lupini chromosome 4, complete sequence genome, AACTTTTATTACATCAACGTCCATGGGAATGATTGGCCGGGCGAATGCTCCGCGACCTTGGGGGTCGATGTGAACCGTGAACCTGTTCCGGGCTGAATCCTGACGCGACGGGCTGGGATGAGAAGCGCGTTGGTGGGATTTCCTCGGTGGATTAGGAAGATCGATCGAGATTTGGGGGTGCGATTGTATGTACAGAGAGGAGCGTAATTGTTCGCTGCCTTGATGTCTGGCTCTCTAGTTTCTACGCGGTACTGTAGTGTACGCATACTAAAGACGGCGCTTGAGGAGACCAATATTGGCGGGCACTAGAGCGGCAGACACAACTATTGTGTCGGATAGGGACTCCATAGCTTGAGCGTTTAAACTTGTAACTCGCAGTAGAGCCGAACAAGACGGCAGTCATGATGGTGACATATTCTCCCGGCATAGTGTAGTCCGGAAGCTTGGGCCAGGCGAGGGGTTTACGTGCAGCATAGCAGTACAACAGTAGTCACGGATGTGGATGTTCGATGAGTGGGGAGAGACGGGAAGAGACTGAGAGTGGGAGACGGTATCCAAGAGGCTTTGGTGATTCCCATTCCCATTGTCAAGCTGGTGGTGAGAGTACGCCAGCGAGCAACGACAGCACGAGGACCGCAGCGCCGCAGACTGACAACCATTGTGGACACTGGAGGCCCGCGAGGGAAGGGTAAGAAAGTGGGCTATGGCGCCGTGGGAAAGGCAAGCTGAGAGAAGGACTCCATAGTAAGGATATCCATAGAATATCCAAGATAGACACAGGGTGAACGAAGGATGGCCAGGAGAGACAGACGGGTTCTCGTTGAACTTTGTGGATCTACCTACGAAAAAGTAGGGCCCGGCGATGACAAGAGCGACGAAaggccctctctctctcctcaaGAGGGGAGAAGGCTACGGCGGCAGCGAGCCAATAGAGGAGAGCGGCGCGAGCACACATCCAGAAGACAGAGTGGGAAACATGGGAGAAAGAGACACAGACAGAGAGTGAAAGAGACATGGGGGAGAGGGAGAGACACTAAGCAGCAAAAGAGCTGCCCCGGGCGCATGCAACGTTGGACCGGGGCCCTTGTCACCATTTTGTCACCCTGTCGAGTGTCGCCTTGTCACACTCGTCCTTGGCCTGTCCCTGTCCCAGTCTGTCCAAGTGTCGTCCTGGCCCCTGGTCCTGGCCTCTTTTGTGCTTGCGGGTGCGGTACGTGCTTGCTTGGGCTTTCTGTCTCGTCCCTCTTTCTTGTCAATGGGTTGTGTCACTGCGGTATCCGGATGGATATGTGTATCTCCAACAAGAAGAGTTGGTTATGATATCAGCGGTTGTGCTTGTTTGCTCTCTTTCAGTCACCGAAGCTATATTACGGTAGACATATACGCTGTGTGGAAGTTCATCCCGCATCGGCGACTTACCATTCAGTCGTCACCATGCGGTACCACCATGTTGGGCATTTGATTTTGATCTGGCAGTATGTAGTTCGTAAAGTTGGTAAATCCTGCAGCTGCTTGTTGCTTATTGCTTCGGCCGGCCCTTTGCATCGCATCGCATCGCATTCAAACCCCAGTTCTGTCCTGTCCTCAACTTCTTTGGACAAGAGTGCTAGTCCCATCTTGGAGTATCCGTATTCGACTCTGTGGTGTATTCCCGCACATCCGTACAAATCCCACGTTCTTGGGTTCGTCGTCCGAGTTCGACGCTTACCTAGTACATAGTTCTTCCTTgggcaccaccaccatcacaACCATCGCCTCCTCCACCTCGGCGAACCGCACCCCTCACGAACGGGATCAATTGAGGTTAATTCTCTCAAGAGTGTGGTGGGTGTGAGAgtgagtgtgtgtgtgtgtgtgtgagtggGCATACTATACTCTATCTCAGGTTTTCATCTCAGACCTGCAGCGTCGGTCTGCCTTATCTCGGCCGTGATCTCACACCCACAAGAAACAAAACAACAAACACCAACACCGACAACAACATCTGCGCGTTAGGATTCACTTCTCCCTCGCCTCGTTGTTGTTTATTGTTCTCTCGCGACTCTGCATCTTGGCGAAACGGCATCGTCCCTGTGACTCTTGATCTCCCTCCGGCCTCAGCCCTCCTTCAGCCCTCAGCTCCCACTATCGACGAAACGTGCCTCGTCTAGCATCATCCCTCTCTCTTCATCTCGCGCTTCAGCACGCTACCCGGACCCGAACTGCGGTGATCCCACGGATATCAATTCTTTTAGCGATACCAAgacaagaaaaaaaaagggcacaGACGATCGTTGGCCGCCCTGTCGTATCGTTCCCTTGGGTTTTCCCAAATTCCCCTAGCTTTTCTAAGTACGGAACTGGCACGACTGGGATTGCCGACTCTTCCATCATCATCTGTGCTCCACAGAGGGTCTGACTTTAAGCGCGACGACGGACGGCGGACGGCGGACACGAGCAAAATAGAAACCCGAGACCCTCTTGTTCGTTTATCAGCCTCTCTCACCGGGCCATTGTCATTGTTCCCCGTCGTTCCCATCCAGGTCGCAGATCGGGTGCGAGGACCCGAAGTGTGGTGAACAAGTTCCTTGTGTCTTGTTGTTCGTGTTTACCGCGTAGCAGCTCGACAGGCTCGATAAACGATCTGTCTTTGTACAGAGTCGGTGTCTAGTGACAGAGTTACTCGGTGTCTAGCCAAAAGTCTAAGTGAGAGACAGAAAAATAGAGGCGTTGTTCAAGACGCGAAGAAGGGGGGAAACATCACCATCATTCATCGTCACCGTGGTGCTGGATCCCTCTTCAGGCGTGGCTTGGCTCGCTCTCACTTTCTGAACCCACGACTTGCCGGAGGGGAGAGAAAAAAGGTACATTTACCTCGCAGGCTCCCGAGCAATTTTAGCACTTGTCGCTCTCGGCTTTCCCGACCCAGGGAACCTCCCACTCTCCCACCTTCTCTCCACCACTCATCCACccactcactctcactctcactctcactctcacacaGGCCTCACTCCTGTTTTCACACACCCCTCTCACCTCACTCTTCCTGCTCTCTCGCTCTCAGTCTCAACTCTCACACCTCACACCTCACTTCACCTCACACCCCCCTCCCCGGtcactcactctcactcccACTCCCactctctctcactcacaATCCCAGCCAAAGGGGACCCCTCCCAAAAGGCCACAAGGTGACGGAGCGCTAAAAGGCACCTCCCATCCGGCTGCCGCTGGCCCTGAGAGCTGAGCTGAAGCGCCCAAGAACTCCCCTCAGGTCTTCCCCCAAGTACCCAAATCTCAACATTTCGCCCCGTCGACCCGCGCGAAACTTAAGGTGCCTTACTCGCCCGCACGCCGCCTGGGAACCCGACCTATAATCTCCCTCCTTTGCCCAACTTCCCGCTCTCGGATTATTTCTCTCCAAATCCCACGACAGCCTCTTTCTACCTCACAACCtcaccctcctcctcttccttttGGTCCTACTCTTGTTCCTACTCCTACTTCTACACCCCATCCTCTACAGGTGTATAAGACTCCATCCCATCTTAACGATCTTGAAGGACCAGCAACACCACACAACCTCCACGAAAGACACCACCTATCCGAAGGAGGACGACGACAACATCGACAGCAGGATAGAGCCTGCCTCACAACCTCACATCAACCGCAGTCATGCTGGACCCCTCAGCGAGCCGGCGGTATCAGCCGATGGACTCGTCCACAGTCTACTCCCACTCCCGCACACGCACGACGTCCTCGAATACATTCCCCATTCAGAGCCCGACGCCGATGCACCTCCAGCAGCAGAATGCCATGAACCCTCAGCAACATACCCGCCGCTCACCATCAGTAAACACCTTCAGCACCTCCTCGAGCATTCCTCCACCCGCCGCCTACCGCACCTCGCCCACCACCGATCTTCGTCGCTCTACCTCCTCTCGctccggcggcggcagccccCAGCCGACGGGCTATGTCGCCCTTCTCCGCAAGCAAAAGGCCACCGTGTGGTGCGACCGCGCCCAATACGAGGACCCTCGCCTCTTGGCCCAGCAGCGCGCCGCCAAGATGCGAGCTACCCTCGAGGTCATCGGCGGCCAGCGAACCGCCTCTGGCCTCTCCGCTCCGTCCGGCGGCAGAACGAGTACCGGCATCAGTGCTACTGGCAAGGTTGCCGCCAAGATCCGTCACCACGGGAAACCCGCCGTAGTGGGCTACGCTCCGGGAGAGCACCACGTTGGCGTCGGTGGCGTTCCCATGCGGCTGAGTGCCACCGAGGTTGAGGGCGAGGacagcgacgacgacgacgcgcGCTTGCATCACAGACGGACCGGTAGCAGCGGCCGCAGTAGCACTGCGAGCCGTCGTGGCCCGGGATACCGATCATCCGGCGGCGGACGCAGATGGAGCCCCGGAGATACGCCCGAGAGGAGTGGTAGCATGGTCGAGGACGTACCGGAGGACGCCACGCTGGGCGACAACGCGAGTGGTAGGGCCATGACGACGGGCTCAGGGAGCAGCGCTGAGCGGGCGGACAATGTCGGCGAGCTGGGCAATACTGCGGCGGCGAGATTGGCGAGCAACTCACTAATGCATTCGACCGTCACCCGCGAGAAGAGCGTCAAGGGCGCCGATGACCTACGCAGGAGGGGCAGCGTCGACGAGCGCACCACCACGCTCACCGGAGGCCGTCTTTACATCGCTAACCCCGATTTGTGAGAGGCCACGCTGCCCTCGCGGCCCCATACATACGTGTATGGATAAGTCGCCGACTTTCACAATACGTTACGAGCCCATCGGGATGGGCTTCATTCGCTTTACCATGACGTGAGGAAAACGATTCGACATCTCTCCGACTTTCCTGTTCCTTCCTCGTCATCGCCAATCTGTACGAATGTCTCTTTAGGCATACAAATACGGTCgctaagggggggggggggtgtttTGGTGATTCATTTTACTGTCACAAACTTGCATCACTCGGCGTTTTACTTGGGGATTGTTTTTATTATGGGTGGGATGATACCATACAGAGACCATCCCGAGATGGCACAGTTCGGTTTACCGGATGTGCCGGGGAGAGGGATCGAAATTCGAGTTTCCTTGTCAAAGATTTTCCAACATTGTTCCCGCTCTACGATCGCTTCCTACGGGCCTCTCTACCTTTGTTCCTACCATTTCCTTAGCTcggactcttttttttattttttttcctAGGCCGCGACGCTCCTCACATGGACAGACCATACTGCGATCTGTTCCCTAATTTTTGGACAAGACATCAAAAGCGAGATGGGAGGGGGAACGGATGTCAGGCAGGACAAGGGGAAGACAAAACCAAAGACGAATTGGGCAGGGTAAAGGGGGCGGAGGATGATACCACGGTTGAGATTGAAGGCCCTAGTGGAAGCTGTTTGGAATCACGGGCAACGGGGAaggcgagagagagagagagagagagagagagagagagagagagagacagaaaGAGAGGCTGAGACAAACAGAGAAGCTCGAAATGCTCGAATATGAAAAGCCATTCCTGGGCATCACGATTGAACAACCCTTTTTTACCCGTATTGACTTATGCCATCCTGTCAagctgtgtgtgtgtgtgaccAATGGTGCCCAGGAACGTCAATTTCGGGAGAATTGGTTACCGAAAGGTTGATTCAGCCCAGCCAGCCGACCTTCTGGGGGGATAGTCAGAGACATTGTCTTCAAAGCTACGTAGCTGTAGAGGGTCGTCTTGGCTCGTCACGGAGTAAAGGGAACACCTTTCAGCCGACCCAGTAATATGATATTACCGTAATGCTTCTTCAGCCGCACGCCGTTTTCATTTGCCACATTTTCTTGAGGGGGTTTCCGATGGGGGATGGTTCAGGCTGACTTTCCAAGCATGGCAATCTGTAGAAAACTCTCTGTTGGACCAACCCATTCCCGCGTGGTTGAAATGGGAGACGCCAAACTCCATCCTGCAAGATCCGGGGTTGGGAGGAGGATGTTTGACTCGAGGGGCATGTGGTGAGCCGCTTGCAGTGCTACCTTTTTACTTGGTCTATCCGTAATGAGCTACAGATACACTAAACTATCTAACTTACCGGCCAAACCTGTCATGTGTTCCAAAGATAGTACACTTTGATAGATCTAACCTCTTCCTTAGctttcccccctccccttcGGACTTGAGGCCGCCTCTCAGAGTCAATCTCTCTACTCCGTACGCTATCTCTTACCGTAGGTTCATAGGTCAGGTAGCACGGGATTGCCATTGCTACCATACGATAGGTACCATTTTGGACTATCGCAATGCGCAGGAACTACTGCGACACTGTCAGTTCGTTTTTGACACACATGCGACCTCGTGTTTCGAGGAGTTTCTGACGGTTGGCTTGTCCCAACTTTCCGTATGGTTGGCGCCCCCCTTCATTCTTTGGGTTCGAACGGAGACCCCGTACCCCAAAACTTTGTTTCTCAGGGTCTTTTGGCCTGTGTCTTGTCGATGACATGCATATCCTGGCTCCCGTGGCTATCTTCTGTAAACAGTACCAAAGAGTGCCCAAAGCGACAGGTGGTGGGATACGAGAACTTCTCGAGGCAGACGATCGCCGACGTCGCCTTCGAGTGCCCAGCAACACCACCCAACATTGATCTTCAAGAGGTAAGTTACATAGCAAGGATGGGCGCCAACGCCCAGCACTCGGGAAACGCGCCGCCGCAAAGTCAACCACTTGAGGAAGCTCAGCACCCACGGCACTATACGGAGTGACTGCGTACGGGATATGCCTCCTTCTGCAGGCCATCCCGTCCCTGGCATGAAGTCCTCGCTTCTGCATCTCGTGCGTCTGCTGATTGCTGGCTTCCTCTGTACCCTCTTTGTTTACCTGCATTTTTTGAGCGGGTATCGCTGCGAAAGAAGAACCACCGCCACTTACCGACAGGCAGGGATCCTTTTTCGCAGGCGGCAAacaatcatcatcatcagggTCCTAGTTGACAGAGGGACCTTACGCGCAGGGCGGGCGGCGTCGTCGATCACTTCGTGTTTTTGCCCACCAAAAAAAGACCCCTAGGTTTTTTCTTCCATTTCCACCTTTCCAACTTTCCTTGGTGAAGATTATCACTCTTGTCCGTCGACTCCGTCTGCCCCGATTAATAGTGATAGGCAGACACAGGCACAGGGTCGCGGGGGGGGACATCGGGGTGAATGGAGTAAACGTGATGGCAGGTGGGAAAGGATAGCCAGAGGGTGGGAAAAAGAGAAATGGCATCATGATGTAACGTTCTGACTTGAGCCAAGACCGATTGACACCGAAAGGCGGGTCTCCCCTTGCTGGTGAGGTGTGGTTGGATGGATTTGTCTTCTGTCTCCATTGAATGTTTGGTGGCCCTTGTCAACGTCTGCCTCGGTGTACTGCGAAGGAGATGTCAGACCGAAGCTGCAGACCGAGATCTCACCGAGAATGAGGTGATACCGCACTGACCAGCGCAGGCCTGTTCGACACCAGCCACATAAGGCTAGTGAGGACGGGCCATCAGCCACAAAACGGCCATCGTCGTTATTGTGCTGACATAAGCTCCCAGCTGAGCGAAACACGTGCAGGTGGGGGCTGCGTTTAAGAGGTTTTGTTAGTGCGCAACTCGCGGGAGCGTTGAAAGTATTGAACAATTAACCAAAGCAAAGGTAATGTCTCTGATATAGAATCATACCTTGTGTAAATTGTTTTGGAGTCTCTTCTCAGGTCAACTTCTATGTTCGCTCGAAAGTAGAATCGAAATTACTGGGAGTGTTCTCTTCTACGGAGTACTATGATAGTTGTTTAATTGATTCTAACAAGACCTATAATTCACACCCGTCGTCCATTTAACGGAGTTTCCCCTTAACGCGTCGCCCAATACCCAGTCGCTCACCATTGGCAAGGCCCAATCTCCCCTTTCTGCACCAAGAAGGAGCCCTGCCACTAATTCAAATGGTCATGGTGCCTATCGGCCCAAAGACACGACCCCCCCCCCGGCCTCCTCAACGCCAAATTTACGCGTCAGTCGCGTCCCGGCGGAACGTCCCAACCTTACCTGTCAACCTCCACTAACGGTCTTTTCCACTTTGCGAGACCGACTACCTGACCTGCCGCCATTGAGCCTGCCATCACGGCCCTTTCCTGAAGCCGAACGACACCTCATTCATTGTTCGAAATACCTGACTGTCATCCTACCAGCGATTCACTCACGAAGTACCTATTCTCTGGTCTGGTTGCGTGATACTCGATCCATTTCAATCTTCCCCACCACACCAACTGCCACGGACACAACTTCAGCCTCATTCTACACTTTACACCAACACGACCAACCGACGAGCACTGTCGCGAACCTTGCGACACCCGGTGTCCGATGCCTCTATTCGAGATGTCATCCAACATCAAACGAGAATCAGACATGGAGGCTAGCGGCCTGAAGAGAAGTCACGATGATTTCTCCGGTGACGAGGTCACCATTGAGGATCGTGGCTTGCAGAACGGCGTCAAACATCAGGCCACCGAGGCCGTTGTCCAACCCAGCAAAGGTATGAGCTACCTAACATGTCCACATTGTGGCCATCATTTTGCTCCGATCATCCCTCTAACCTTCGCAGCTGGGTCTCCCGCCCGCCAGATGCCTACCCGCGATATATCGCCAGCCCCGAGTAGCCCGAGCTCACTGACCGATGCCGGCACCCTCACGCCAGAGCGCGGCTCGCCCTCACCCGACCTCACACCTAGCAAGAGCACGACTCCCCTCAAGCAGACCACAACAAGTGCCAATCCCGCTTCATCATCAAAGACACCTGCCTCAACAACCCAACCCACCAAACGGAAGCGCCGGACCGCAGCCGAAAAGGAGGCCGAAGAGAAGGAAAAGGcacagaagaagaaggagcgtgaagaaaagaaagaagCCAAACAGGCCGAAAAGGCAAAAGCCGACGCTGAAAGACAAGTCAAACAGGCCGAAAAGGCAAAAGCCGACGCCGAAAAACAAGCCAAACAAGATGAGAAGCGCCgtaagaaggaggaggaagaacgCAAAGCCCAACAGgaaaaggagaagaaggagcgTGCCCAGCCGAAGCTCATGTCCTTTTTCAAGGCACCCGCCACGCCCAAGAAGGATACATTGGTGCCTATCATCAAGTCAGGGAGCCCTTCCAAATCCGCACTTACGCCAGACGCCAAATCTCCCGCAgccaagaaggaggagcTATCAGAATATGAGAAGCGGTTCAAGCCGTTCTTTGTGCAAAGCAGTGTTCGCCTGGCCAAGAGCCCCTTCGAGATGGACGACGAGGCACACGAGGCCAAGACGAGGATATTGGGAGAGTACTTTGATGGAAAGAGAAAGTCAACCCAAGCGGGCGGCTTTGATGCTATCGAGGTTTTCCAGCTTCCTGGTCGTCCTGCTCCGCGAGGCAGAATCTATCCGCCAGTGCGGTTCAGCATTGAAAAGATGCGAAAGCTCACACAAGAAGCAAACAGCGAAGAGGACAAGAAGGCGATTGCAAAGGATATTGCAGATGCGCTGAGGAAGGTCCCTACAAAGTCACTCAAGTTCTATCAGGATGTGCGGCCTCCTTACAGGGGTACCGTCACCCTCAGACCCTATCAAGCAGGCAACTCTGGCATGCGACGCCTCGCCCGAAACCCCATCCGCCGCGACCAACTCCCCGTAAACTATGACCACGACTCGGAAGCCGAGTGGGAAAGTGAAGGCGAGGACGTCGATATcgacgatgatgacgatGAGGATCTCGATGCCGACGGCGAAGACATGGACGAGTTCCTCGACGACTCGGAGGACAACGGTCCTGCTCGGTTCGTGAGTGCCAACGGCCTCGAACCGGAGAGCACCGGCCTCTGCTGGGAGGATCGCACACGCAAGGGTCCTAACCGCACCGTGTACGAGCACAGGATGGAATTCATTCTGGGTAAGCTATATCCCGTCTCCCGCTCATATAGCAGCGTTAACACATGTTTTGAAGAGAGCCTCGAACACCACCACAGTATCGATCCCTTCTCGACGGAATACTGGGAACCCGAACCGAAGCCCAAGCCTGTCGGTCGTCCACCTAAAGACAAGACTGCCAAGGCTCAAGCGATTAAGGACAAGACGGTCAAGACCCAAGCGGCAAAGGACAAGCCTGCTACAGACTCGAAGCCGGCCGATGCCTTCAAAGCAATCACCTGCGGCAGCACAAAGAACAGCGTACAGTCGCTGCCGAAGAAAATCTTGGAGAACAACAATCTCCAGGAGCTCAAGAAGGTTATCGAGGCGAATCCCAAGATCGCCAAGGGTGGCCtggtcgacctctcgtacgTTGCACTTGCTCACGCCAAGATTTCCCGCAACGACCTGAAGGAGGCCATCGCCATGATTGCCGAAAAGGTCGGCGGTAAAGGGCTTGCCGGCTCCTGGGCTATCAGGTCAGGTTTCGACGTTTGagagagagcgagagagagagagagagcatcGGCAAGCTGTGAGAATTCGGCGTATGAAAAAAAGGGAAGGCGTACTATTCTGATTCGATGAGGATACCTCGGCGGACACGTTTATCCCACCCACAGTTTATTGTCCGCCATTGTTCATGTTATTTGGGAGGAGTATGGACTTCGTTTCTTACTTTTGTTCCGGGTCTTTGAGATTGTTGTCGGTT is a window encoding:
- a CDS encoding chromatin assembly factor 1 subunit A, which produces TNCHGHNFSLILHFTPTRPTDEHCREPCDTRCPMPLFEMSSNIKRESDMEASGLKRSHDDFSGDEVTIEDRGLQNGVKHQATEAVVQPSKAGSPARQMPTRDISPAPSSPSSLTDAGTLTPERGSPSPDLTPSKSTTPLKQTTTSANPASSSKTPASTTQPTKRKRRTAAEKEAEEKEKAQKKKEREEKKEAKQAEKAKADAERQVKQAEKAKADAEKQAKQDEKRRKKEEEERKAQQEKEKKERAQPKLMSFFKAPATPKKDTLVPIIKSGSPSKSALTPDAKSPAAKKEELSEYEKRFKPFFVQSSVRLAKSPFEMDDEAHEAKTRILGEYFDGKRKSTQAGGFDAIEVFQLPGRPAPRGRIYPPVRFSIEKMRKLTQEANSEEDKKAIAKDIADALRKVPTKSLKFYQDVRPPYRGTVTLRPYQAGNSGMRRLARNPIRRDQLPVNYDHDSEAEWESEGEDVDIDDDDDEDLDADGEDMDEFLDDSEDNGPARFVSANGLEPESTGLCWEDRTRKGPNRTVYEHRMEFILGKLYPVSRSYSSVNTCFEESLEHHHSIDPFSTEYWEPEPKPKPVGRPPKDKTAKAQAIKDKTVKTQAAKDKPATDSKPADAFKAITCGSTKNSVQSLPKKILENNNLQELKKVIEANPKIAKGGLVDLSYVALAHAKISRNDLKEAIAMIAEKVGGKGLAGSWAIRSGFDV